The genome window AGTACATTGAATTTACAGGAAATTCAGACATACTGCATATCGGCAGCTGGCTAGATGGTGCTGGGAGTACCTAGGCCATCATGTTCGCGTTCCACTGCCATCCTGTGCAGTCACAAAGATCCGGGAGACATTCCCATCCACTGAATATACAGGTTTCCAGGATGTGGTGTAATGTGGCAAATAAAGACATTTGAATGTAtacttgaatcagatttatttgttctaatgcatttgttaaccctataacaaagacaaaccagaggtccaaagacctgggaaaaggattcacacagcaatccttcccaatccagtgtggatacattatatgtccataatcaacactaacacttgcctgaaataacctcagcaatgataacaaaaaaaataaataataataataaatatgtatGGTGTTGAAACAGAACTGAAAAAGTTTTCAAAGACCCAAAAAGGCACAAGATCACACATGACACACATTTGCCCATCAAAAGTTTCTCTGATGTGTACATACAGCACAATACAATCATTTTTTGGAAAATCAGCTGTGATGGCATCGGATTATCTCCTCTTTGGGGGGGTACACATGGCCCTGCTCAAAGGTGGTGGTGATGGCTGCCTCTCTGGTGGTGAAGTGTCAAAGTCTTGCTCCGATACATCAGCCATGAGTTCCTCATCATAGgctacacacattaaaaaaacgtGTCAAACATTCAAAAGAAGATTACTGCTTTTAGTTTTGGTGGGCTGTCTGTTTTGTAACACTAGGTAAAACATTTTACAAATCAGTGCAAAGCCAATATGTGACAAATGTATGGGGGAAATCACAACCTACATAACGTGACATTTTCCACCTTTGACTTACAGTAGTTGCATGGTTCTTTGACTGGCTTAGCTGAAGCACTTCCTGGCTTGTACTTTGGTTTTCAAATACTATAGCGTAGGTCCCCTTTACTTGTCCTTGCCTGCTCTCTGTCACTGTTTGCGTTGTAGTGTagtgctgccaaatgaatcctgagatAGAAATGATAGGAAAGAAACAATGATTTTGTTGATGCTGTTAATATTGATACTGAATGTGATGTTATCTATTATCAGCATGAAAACAGCAACATTCTGAGTTATCAAGATTAGCGAGAGGTATGAACTTACCTGCTGAGGATGCCATGATATCTGTACGACTTCATTTTTGGCACAAATTTTTTGATGGTCTCATCTTTGGGGAAGTGATGAAAGCTTACCCTGTCTTTATATGTATTGCCACAACCTGCGATTATACACCGAGTAGGCATGGCTGGGGACTGTAGGCAAAAACTCTGGACTCAGTCTTTGTAAGTAACTAAATCAACTCAAATTACTTTCAGCACTTCAGTCCAGGTGCAACGACTATGCCACCGTGTtattctgaaacatacgtcaCGAGGTCGCGTGACCTATCTCGTGCTCGTAAGTTTATTTTTTGAAGGGTGGAGCTTTGGGTCCTGAAAAGCAGATGAAATACCGCTTTCCAGCAATTAGTGCACATTCACAAAATCACGCTCAGAAATGTAAGGTATCTCTCTGGATAtgtgaaaacacatttggatcacTGTGGAATTTTGCTTTTTTAACTTGGTTGACCTTTAAAAGAGCCATTTAGGGAAAGAAAATATTAAACAAACATGTTTACTTCTTTTTGGGGGCTGCCTTTTTCGCCTTGGCCGTTTTGGGCTTTGTGGCATTGGACTTatcaatttttgtcttttttgaGATCTTGGCAGCCTTTTTGGGGGCTGGTAGATTTTTTTTTGCCTTCTTCGGGCTCTTGGTGGCTTTCTTGGTGGTGGCAGGGGGCTTCTTTGCCTTCTTAGGAGACTTCTTGGTGGTGACAGTGGGTTTCTTAGCCACAGTGGGTTTTTTGGCGGCTGCCTTTTTGGCTTTGGGCGCGGCTTCCTTGGTGGGATTCTGGCCTTCGGTCTGCTTCCTGTTCAGCTTGAAAGAGCCAGATGCACCGGTCCCTCTGGTCTGCACCAGGATGCCTTTTGCCACAAGGTTCCTGGTGGCAATTTTGACGTGGTGGTTCTTCTCCACATCGTATCTGGCGGCCTGCAAAGTTTTCTTCAAGGCAGACAGGGACATGCTGTTCCTCTCCTTGGATGAAGAAACTGCTTTGATGAGGAGCTCGCCAATGCTCGGGCCTGATTTTTTGGTCCTTGAAGCTGCTTTCTTTTTGGGTACTTTGCCCGGCAAGGCGGTGGCGGGAGCAACTTCTGTCAACTGTCTTGGAGCTAAGTAGAGGAAGTGAGTGAAACGCTGTGTGTAAGACGGAGAAACCTCCCTCCCCTcgtcccggggggggggggggggggggctggtcTTAAAAGCAGTCATGAGAATGTTTTAGACTCAACTGTGCTGCCGCTGAGTGACTGCACTTCCATGAAACACTCGCAGTTGTGTTTTCTCATGGCATTTCTTGGTGAAAATAAAATTTGCAAGACAATATCCAAAGCAATCAAGCACACATTTAGAGAGAAAAGGCTTTCACTTTTCTTCCAAGCTCCAGTATGCCCAGGTACAGACCGAGCATCTCGCACAGTGGCCTAAAAGAGCAAGGTGCACCAGTGGTTCGAGCTGGAAGGCTATGCATTTTGTGCTATATCGTGTGAAAACGGGCTAAAAAATTGGTGCGGCCATATTAAGCACTCTGGGCCGAGTTGAAGGAGAGCCCTGTCAATGACCTTGATGTATTTCCACTGTCAGAGTGTAGTGTGTAGTTTTTGAAGCAGAGCCTCTTTTGTGCTATGTAAAGCACAACTTTGGAGTGAGTGTGTGCACCTTTGTGTCAGGTATGTATCCCTATGTGGCTGAGTTGTTGTGTGTTGGATTTGGTAGAATTTTATACGTCAGCGTGAAGACTACTAGTAGTACTACTAGTATTTGTGCCCTAGCATGTGACTCCCGCAATGCAACTCCCAACTTCTTTGCCATCGTCTGGTCTTCGACACCCGTCTGGTGCTCGAACTTGGGACGGCTCTCCTCATACATCACCCCATCCTCTTCTGCTCCTGGTACTCCAGGTGTGCCTCTTTGCTGCCTGAGTGGCCTGCACCTGTTTGACATTGTCTTCATCGCACAGGCCTTGGGCCTCAGTAGAAtcctaatgaatgaatgaatgaatgaacccttcattatcactgtaccagtgaaattgaccatcaacctgtccttacatacatacatacacataattGACAgaaggggagtagacaggacaggaaaacagggaaaaaagaaaattacagagtaacaAAAGGAAAGGCGAGGAGAAAAAAAGTGACCCCCaccctatgctcctgtgaggagtacagtgtgggagcattaaaaaaaacctcagcacataagcacaaaaaaaacccacaagtatactttacaacatgaaaaccacaTAAGCACAAAACAGCACAAGTACACTGTAGGACTTTGAgcagatgggtggagcacagaagtacggcaggccagaactgagtttcaaaaagctctttattttcagcttttcaatctcccagtcacacatacacacacatcagtcatctggttggggagagagctcccttcctctgctctctctcttgttatatagggcacagtcactggggaagatgcacaaacataggttaactcacatcaggtgcagtgattctgccacttaccttccctgactccaccctccagtcacagaccgatgcttgaccatgcccctgctgacaCATActcccactgcccaactcaggccaggcagccgtccagcctgcagccgactccccccccccttgatgggagaggaagtccgccacgaccatctgcgcccccggcctgtggatcaccttgaagttaaagggctggagtgccagataccaacgggtgatccatgcgttggcatccttcatgcggtgtagccactggaggggcacgtagtccaaacagagggtgaaagggcgtctcagcaggtagtagcggagggcgaggaccgcccacttgatggctaggcactctttctctattgtgctgtagcacccctcatgcactgacagctttctgctgatgtacagtatggggcgatcctccccctccacctcctaggacagaacagcccccagccctctgtctgacgtgtccgtctgcaacataaagggagagaaaagtcaggggagtgtaacagtggccccccacacagtgcagccttcacctcagagaaagcccgctggcattgctccgtccactggaccggatctggtgccccctttttagtgagatcagtcagcgggctggtgacgtccgaataattaggtataaacctacaatagtagccagccagccccaggaactgtctcaccccctttttggtcttgggcctcgggcaggccgctgcggtcttattaatttggggatgcacctgcccattgcccaagtggaagcccagataccgtacttccacccgcccaatcgcacatttcttcgggttcgccgtgagacccgctcacctcagcgaccaaggatggccctcaggtgttgcagatgccgcggccagtcattactatagattataatgttgtctaagtatgcggccgcataggtggcatgggggcagaggaccctgtccataagctactggaacgtagcgggcaccccacacagcccaaaaggaagtgtgacaaattgatgtaagccaaacgatgtgga of Neoarius graeffei isolate fNeoGra1 chromosome 22, fNeoGra1.pri, whole genome shotgun sequence contains these proteins:
- the LOC132871018 gene encoding histone H1-like, giving the protein MTAFKTSPPPPPPRDEGREVSPSYTQRFTHFLYLAPRQLTEVAPATALPGKVPKKKAASRTKKSGPSIGELLIKAVSSSKERNSMSLSALKKTLQAARYDVEKNHHVKIATRNLVAKGILVQTRGTGASGSFKLNRKQTEGQNPTKEAAPKAKKAAAKKPTVAKKPTVTTKKSPKKAKKPPATTKKATKSPKKAKKNLPAPKKAAKISKKTKIDKSNATKPKTAKAKKAAPKKK